The following coding sequences are from one bacterium BMS3Abin11 window:
- the purU gene encoding formyltetrahydrofolate deformylase: protein MNTETTARLLISCDDKPGIVATVSNFLYHHGANITALDQHSSDPEDGTFLMRLEFQTPHLNTSQSLLEQSFAESVARPYNMDWQISYAAQRKRTAILVSRQDHALLELLWRWSRGQLPIDITQVISNHTDAEAAVKSFGARFHHVAVNAGNKAEAEDKILELLSDNTDLVVLARYMQILSADFVSHYPQRIINIHHSFLPAFIGADPYRRAAERGVKIIGATAHYVTENLDEGPIIEQDVKRVSHRHDVEELKEIGRDIERNVLARAVQWHAEDRILLHQNRTVVFAEW from the coding sequence ATGAATACTGAAACCACAGCACGTCTGCTGATCAGCTGTGATGATAAACCCGGCATAGTCGCCACCGTCTCAAATTTTCTCTATCACCATGGCGCCAACATAACGGCGCTGGATCAGCATTCCAGTGATCCTGAAGATGGAACCTTCCTGATGCGCCTGGAATTCCAGACACCGCACCTGAATACCAGCCAGTCGTTACTCGAGCAATCTTTCGCTGAAAGTGTAGCCAGGCCCTATAATATGGACTGGCAAATTAGCTATGCCGCACAGCGCAAACGCACAGCAATCCTGGTATCCAGACAGGATCATGCCCTGCTCGAACTGCTGTGGCGCTGGTCACGCGGTCAGTTGCCTATAGATATTACCCAGGTCATCAGTAACCACACTGATGCGGAAGCGGCTGTAAAGTCCTTTGGTGCCAGGTTCCATCATGTAGCCGTCAATGCCGGCAATAAAGCAGAAGCAGAAGATAAAATACTCGAATTACTGTCAGATAATACTGATCTGGTCGTGCTAGCCCGTTACATGCAGATACTGTCCGCCGATTTTGTCAGCCACTACCCGCAGCGCATCATCAACATCCATCATTCCTTCCTGCCGGCTTTCATCGGTGCAGATCCTTACCGCAGAGCTGCCGAACGCGGGGTAAAAATCATCGGCGCCACCGCCCATTACGTTACCGAAAACCTCGACGAAGGTCCAATAATTGAACAGGATGTCAAACGCGTATCACACCGCCATGATGTTGAAGAACTAAAAGAAATTGGCCGAGATATAGAACGCAATGTGCTGGCCCGCGCCGTGCAGTGGCATGCAGAAGACAGAATACTCCTGCATCAGAACCGAACCGTGGTGTTTGCTGAGTGGTAG
- the catD_1 gene encoding 3-oxoadipate enol-lactonase 2 — translation MIEMSAADLLMKGLSQPPQQKLVKLAGTQLNILEWGDPTRPGLLFLHGGAAHVGWWRFIAPFFLPDYHCIAVDISGHGDSARRSEYTPVLWSEEVLALVHERSLFMDPPVIIGHSMGGLIGIRAAVVLAEELPGLVIIDSSVRPHQANHAGDGNTQKRRNGSNLLGQKRIYASRQQALARFRLIPPQPCKNEVLLEYIAAESIHQTDEGWTWKYDPDAFRDLQPVSIFDELKEIACPTAIIYGQRSRILDRETAENMRSEIRNAMDLIEIADAYHHIMLDQPVVLIEELKRILKCWKYGD, via the coding sequence ATGATTGAGATGTCGGCTGCGGATTTGCTTATGAAAGGCTTGTCACAGCCACCGCAGCAAAAGCTGGTTAAGCTTGCAGGAACGCAGCTGAATATCCTGGAATGGGGTGATCCGACCCGGCCCGGCCTGTTATTTTTACATGGTGGAGCGGCACATGTCGGATGGTGGCGTTTTATTGCGCCTTTTTTTCTTCCTGACTATCATTGCATTGCGGTTGATATTAGCGGCCATGGTGATAGTGCCAGGCGGTCAGAATATACCCCTGTTCTTTGGAGCGAAGAAGTGCTTGCACTTGTCCATGAGCGATCTCTTTTTATGGATCCTCCGGTCATTATCGGCCATAGCATGGGCGGCCTGATTGGCATCAGAGCGGCGGTAGTACTTGCTGAAGAATTGCCAGGACTGGTGATCATCGACTCATCTGTTCGTCCTCACCAGGCCAATCATGCCGGTGATGGAAATACACAAAAAAGAAGAAATGGTTCAAATCTTCTGGGGCAGAAAAGAATCTATGCAAGTCGTCAACAGGCGTTAGCAAGGTTTCGCCTGATCCCTCCACAGCCCTGCAAAAATGAAGTGCTGCTAGAGTATATTGCCGCTGAATCAATCCACCAGACTGATGAAGGCTGGACCTGGAAATATGATCCAGATGCATTTCGTGATCTACAGCCGGTGTCAATATTTGATGAGTTAAAAGAAATCGCATGCCCGACAGCAATTATATATGGGCAACGTAGCAGGATACTGGATAGAGAAACAGCAGAAAATATGCGATCTGAAATCAGAAATGCTATGGATCTCATTGAAATCGCTGATGCATATCATCACATCATGCTGGATCAACCGGTGGTGTTAATAGAGGAACTTAAGCGGATTCTGAAGTGCTGGAAGTACGGGGACTGA
- the nifU gene encoding nifU-like protein, giving the protein MAYSEKVLDHYENPRNVGTLDKDAPNVGTGMVGAPACGDVMRLQIQIDDNGVIEDAKFKTYGCGSAIASSSLVTEWMKGKTLDEAGEIRNTAIAEELALPPVKIHCSVLAEDAITAAIADLKEKSDKTVAA; this is encoded by the coding sequence ATGGCCTATAGTGAAAAAGTACTGGATCATTATGAAAATCCCAGAAACGTTGGGACGCTGGATAAGGATGCTCCAAACGTTGGTACCGGAATGGTCGGCGCGCCTGCATGTGGTGATGTCATGCGTTTACAAATCCAGATTGATGATAACGGTGTGATTGAAGATGCCAAATTCAAGACCTATGGCTGTGGTTCAGCCATTGCCTCGAGTTCATTGGTAACAGAATGGATGAAAGGGAAAACTCTGGATGAAGCGGGTGAGATCAGGAATACAGCGATTGCTGAAGAACTGGCTCTGCCTCCAGTCAAAATCCATTGCTCAGTGCTGGCAGAAGATGCGATTACTGCCGCTATAGCCGATCTGAAGGAAAAGTCAGATAAAACTGTAGCTGCCTGA
- the gsiA gene encoding glutathione import ATP-binding protein GsiA — protein sequence MPSLLSVSKVSKTYRESTGFLGTREKEVLSKVSFELESAQILAVVGESGSGKSTLARQIVMLEQPDSGEIFLHGKPLQSEATVHQHIRMIFQNTAASLNPHKRIYQQLEEPLINYAGLSQSERANRIRQSLEHVGLDNDLTPRYPHMFSGGQRQRITIARALILNPEIIVADEAVSALDVSVQAQILNLILDLKDEMGMSWLFITHDISVVNVIADRVMVLYAGKVMEIGSVKDVLENPLHPYTRKLLECVPKMGVSLDMDFIEELSSPDAVVPSIGSGCVYRNRCPLADQICGESEPPVISSASQSVACFKA from the coding sequence ATGCCATCTCTGCTCAGTGTCAGTAAAGTATCGAAGACCTACAGGGAAAGCACAGGTTTTCTCGGTACCCGCGAAAAAGAGGTGCTGAGCAAAGTCAGCTTCGAACTTGAATCAGCACAAATCCTTGCTGTAGTCGGTGAGTCGGGGTCGGGTAAATCTACCCTGGCCAGACAGATTGTGATGCTTGAACAACCGGACAGCGGTGAGATATTTCTTCATGGCAAGCCGTTACAGTCCGAAGCAACCGTGCACCAGCATATAAGGATGATTTTCCAGAACACCGCTGCTTCATTAAATCCACACAAACGTATTTATCAACAACTTGAAGAACCTTTAATCAATTATGCAGGGTTGTCCCAATCTGAACGTGCTAACAGGATTAGGCAAAGCCTCGAACACGTTGGACTGGATAATGACCTGACTCCGCGTTATCCGCATATGTTTTCCGGAGGCCAGCGTCAGCGTATCACTATCGCCAGGGCACTCATTCTTAACCCGGAAATCATTGTGGCAGATGAAGCTGTCTCTGCGCTGGATGTCTCAGTACAGGCTCAGATCCTTAATTTGATACTGGATTTGAAAGATGAAATGGGAATGTCGTGGCTTTTCATTACGCATGATATTAGCGTCGTAAATGTTATCGCTGACAGGGTGATGGTGCTCTATGCTGGCAAGGTGATGGAAATAGGCAGTGTAAAAGATGTGCTGGAAAACCCGCTCCATCCTTACACCAGAAAACTTCTGGAATGTGTGCCAAAGATGGGGGTCTCACTGGACATGGATTTTATTGAAGAGTTGTCCTCTCCGGATGCTGTTGTCCCCTCAATAGGATCAGGCTGTGTTTACAGGAACAGATGCCCATTGGCAGATCAAATCTGCGGGGAATCAGAACCACCAGTGATTAGTTCAGCAAGTCAATCTGTGGCATGTTTTAAAGCGTGA
- the dppB gene encoding dipeptide transport system permease protein DppB: protein MLQLLLRRLLLVVPGFLGITALTFFLIRLAPGDPILLLAGERGVSAERYAELQHQFGFDQPLLIQFTDYLWQVLNGNLGTSVVTQTPVLEEFGKLFPATLELAVIAMIFATIIGIPAGVLAAVKRNTVIDHSITAVSLVGYSMPIFWWALLLILLFSVNLGWMPVAGRINFIYDIDRVTGFMLIDTLLAGDKNAFFDALHHLVLPAIVLATIPLAVITRMTRSSMLEVLKQDYIRTARAKGLSEFSVIFKHALRNALIPVITVIGLQTSILLTGAILTEIIFSWPGIGKWILEAVYRRDYPVVQGGVLLIAGLVILVNTTVDLLYVVINPVLRKR, encoded by the coding sequence ATGCTTCAGCTATTGCTACGTCGACTATTACTTGTAGTTCCAGGGTTTCTCGGTATAACTGCGCTGACATTTTTTCTGATCCGTCTGGCGCCGGGTGATCCGATACTTTTGCTGGCGGGGGAGCGTGGCGTATCTGCAGAACGTTATGCCGAATTGCAGCACCAGTTTGGCTTTGACCAACCCCTGCTCATCCAGTTTACAGATTATCTGTGGCAGGTGCTCAATGGCAATCTAGGCACGTCGGTAGTGACACAGACACCGGTGCTTGAAGAATTTGGCAAACTGTTTCCTGCAACACTGGAACTGGCCGTTATCGCCATGATTTTTGCTACCATTATCGGAATCCCTGCCGGCGTACTGGCAGCGGTAAAGCGCAATACGGTTATCGATCACAGCATTACCGCGGTTTCACTGGTTGGTTACTCCATGCCTATTTTCTGGTGGGCCCTGTTACTTATCCTGTTATTCTCGGTCAACCTGGGATGGATGCCTGTAGCCGGACGTATCAACTTCATCTATGACATCGATCGTGTCACAGGATTCATGCTGATAGACACCCTGCTGGCAGGTGATAAGAATGCGTTTTTTGACGCACTTCATCACCTGGTTTTGCCGGCTATCGTTCTTGCAACGATACCGCTAGCAGTGATCACACGAATGACCCGGTCTTCCATGCTGGAGGTGCTGAAACAGGATTATATTCGTACCGCCAGAGCAAAAGGTTTATCAGAATTCTCAGTTATTTTTAAGCATGCACTGAGAAATGCGCTTATCCCGGTGATTACAGTTATCGGCCTGCAAACCAGTATTTTATTGACCGGGGCAATACTCACCGAAATTATTTTTTCCTGGCCGGGCATCGGAAAGTGGATACTTGAGGCAGTATATAGACGTGACTATCCGGTAGTGCAGGGTGGCGTGCTGTTGATAGCGGGACTGGTCATATTGGTGAATACAACTGTTGATCTGCTTTATGTCGTGATCAATCCGGTATTAAGAAAGCGCTGA
- the oppD_2 gene encoding oligopeptide transport ATP-binding protein OppD, with the protein MSGESVLLEVEDLSVDFELRGVSVNAIQSISLKVSAGETVGIVGESGSGKSVTSLAIMGLIKEPGFLRSGAVRIFGEDMLKLTSRQRRKYLGSVISMIFQEPTESLNPVFTIAQQIDEAFKAHGNMDRAQRKGRVLELMKIVGMPEPEKVLRSWPHQLSGGMNQRVMIAMAIACNPSLLIADEPTTAVDVTVQQQILLLLRRLQQENNMGMIFITHDLSVVSTMADKIIVMYAGQVVEVCDTDDLFRLALHPYTEALLKSLPENYSALNKRMDSIKGTQPAAGETLPGCRFQPRCNYARELCSQQKPVLNAIEEFSPREVRCFYPLVNDSGTT; encoded by the coding sequence ATGAGTGGAGAGTCTGTTCTGCTGGAGGTCGAAGACCTGAGTGTTGATTTTGAGCTACGCGGTGTCAGTGTCAACGCCATTCAATCTATCTCACTAAAAGTATCTGCAGGTGAGACAGTGGGGATCGTGGGTGAATCGGGATCTGGTAAGAGTGTGACCTCATTGGCCATCATGGGCTTGATCAAAGAGCCCGGCTTTCTTCGCTCGGGAGCGGTCAGGATATTTGGTGAGGACATGCTTAAGCTAACCAGTCGACAGCGCAGAAAATATCTGGGTAGTGTCATATCGATGATTTTTCAGGAGCCAACAGAGAGCCTTAACCCTGTTTTCACCATTGCTCAGCAGATAGACGAAGCATTTAAAGCACATGGAAATATGGATCGTGCGCAACGAAAGGGCCGTGTACTGGAATTGATGAAGATTGTCGGTATGCCGGAGCCAGAGAAGGTCCTGCGTTCATGGCCGCATCAGCTGTCAGGCGGTATGAATCAGCGCGTTATGATTGCTATGGCAATCGCCTGCAATCCTTCGCTATTGATTGCAGATGAGCCAACCACTGCCGTAGATGTTACCGTACAGCAGCAGATCCTTCTTTTGCTGCGCAGGCTGCAGCAGGAAAATAATATGGGGATGATCTTTATTACTCATGACCTGTCTGTTGTATCAACTATGGCGGATAAAATTATTGTTATGTATGCCGGTCAGGTAGTAGAGGTATGTGACACTGACGATCTGTTTCGGCTGGCCTTGCATCCCTATACTGAAGCATTACTGAAAAGCCTGCCTGAAAATTATTCCGCGTTAAATAAACGCATGGACAGCATAAAAGGGACTCAGCCAGCAGCAGGAGAAACACTTCCTGGATGCAGGTTTCAGCCTCGCTGCAACTATGCTCGCGAACTATGCAGCCAGCAGAAGCCCGTCCTGAATGCTATCGAAGAGTTTTCACCACGTGAAGTGCGGTGCTTCTATCCACTGGTTAACGACTCTGGGACTACCTGA
- the truD gene encoding tRNA pseudouridine synthase D, whose translation MNPSYQIDELPHAFPQLPISAEIRTVPEDFVVDEELGFSPTGEGEHAFLHIRKRGMNTEDIARILARQSNVPRKAVSYAGLKDRNAVTSQYFSVHLPGKNDPDWQDMADSSLEFLSINRHRKKIRRGGLQKNAFRLLLRGFDGNSELAEQRLAQIKSSGVPNYFTAQRFGHNANNLHHADEMLMNGRRIKDRFKRNIYYSAARSWLFNLLLAERIRSNTWNKAIQGDSMMLSGSRSCFHIDTIDEEIRKRVDELDISPTGPLWGRGSSMLTAEAAEIETASLSDWQCWKEGLEKAGQQMARRSLRMPVADLSWNWPEENQLELKFSLLPGCYATAVLRELGEFSEPERKQSF comes from the coding sequence ATGAACCCCTCTTATCAAATTGATGAATTACCCCATGCCTTCCCGCAACTCCCTATAAGTGCTGAAATTCGCACTGTCCCGGAAGATTTTGTTGTCGATGAAGAACTGGGTTTTTCACCCACCGGTGAGGGTGAACACGCCTTTTTACATATACGAAAAAGAGGCATGAACACAGAAGACATAGCACGGATCCTGGCCCGTCAGAGCAATGTACCCCGTAAAGCAGTTAGCTACGCCGGCCTGAAGGACAGAAATGCTGTCACCTCGCAGTATTTCAGCGTCCATCTGCCTGGCAAGAATGATCCGGACTGGCAGGATATGGCTGATTCGTCGCTTGAGTTTCTTTCAATTAATAGACACCGCAAGAAGATCAGGCGTGGTGGCCTGCAAAAAAATGCGTTTCGGCTGCTGCTACGTGGATTTGACGGCAATAGTGAACTGGCAGAACAGAGGTTGGCGCAAATAAAAAGCAGCGGTGTGCCGAATTATTTTACCGCTCAGCGTTTTGGTCATAATGCCAATAATCTTCACCACGCAGATGAGATGCTGATGAATGGTAGGCGAATCAAAGACAGATTTAAACGAAACATCTATTATTCAGCCGCACGATCATGGTTATTTAATCTGCTGCTGGCAGAGAGAATCCGCAGTAATACCTGGAACAAAGCCATTCAGGGTGACAGCATGATGCTTAGCGGTTCCCGTTCCTGTTTTCATATCGATACCATTGATGAAGAGATACGAAAAAGAGTAGATGAACTCGACATCAGCCCAACCGGACCGCTCTGGGGCAGAGGAAGTTCCATGCTGACAGCCGAGGCAGCAGAAATAGAGACGGCAAGCCTCAGCGACTGGCAGTGCTGGAAAGAGGGGCTGGAAAAAGCTGGCCAGCAAATGGCCCGCCGCAGCCTGCGTATGCCTGTAGCTGATTTATCCTGGAACTGGCCGGAAGAGAACCAGCTGGAACTGAAGTTCTCATTACTGCCCGGGTGTTATGCCACCGCAGTATTGCGAGAGCTTGGGGAATTTTCTGAGCCTGAAAGAAAACAGAGTTTTTGA
- the dppC gene encoding dipeptide transport system permease protein DppC, producing the protein MKEISPSEILADLTPRQEVWYKLRANRSAMTALIVLLLLIAGAILAPLIATHDPFEQFTDTLLAPPYPAAESRPGFLLGTDDLGRDMFSRLLYGARYSLFLGFAIVVFSLVSGVMIGAVAGMKRGLTETVILRLMDIMLAVPAILLAIVIVAILGPSLANAALAVSIVLLPQFVRITRAAVISEMNQEYVLASQLDGSKGRRLFFQAILPNISAPLIVLATLSFSSAILDIAALGFLGLGAQPPIPEWGSLLSSSRELIEVAPWTVTLPGLAILITVLASNILGDGLRDALDPKVEVQ; encoded by the coding sequence ATGAAAGAAATTAGCCCATCTGAGATATTGGCTGATCTAACACCTCGTCAGGAGGTCTGGTATAAATTACGCGCAAATCGCAGTGCGATGACGGCTCTTATAGTACTGCTGCTTTTGATCGCAGGTGCCATATTGGCTCCGTTAATTGCTACTCATGATCCATTTGAACAATTCACCGATACTCTGCTTGCACCACCCTACCCAGCGGCAGAAAGTAGACCGGGCTTTCTGCTAGGGACGGATGATCTGGGCCGTGACATGTTTTCACGACTGCTCTATGGTGCACGATATTCATTGTTTCTTGGTTTCGCTATCGTCGTTTTCTCTCTTGTTAGCGGGGTGATGATTGGTGCTGTTGCTGGCATGAAGCGGGGTCTGACAGAAACAGTGATTCTGCGTCTGATGGACATCATGCTTGCAGTTCCCGCTATTCTGCTGGCGATAGTCATCGTGGCGATACTGGGGCCCAGTCTGGCAAACGCTGCATTAGCCGTCAGCATAGTACTGTTGCCGCAATTTGTAAGGATTACCCGTGCTGCAGTGATATCTGAAATGAACCAGGAATATGTACTTGCTTCACAACTGGATGGTAGCAAGGGACGGCGTCTGTTTTTTCAGGCAATACTGCCCAATATTTCGGCACCATTAATCGTTCTGGCAACGCTTTCATTTTCCAGTGCGATACTGGATATTGCAGCATTGGGTTTTCTGGGGCTGGGGGCACAACCACCGATCCCGGAATGGGGCAGCTTATTATCATCATCGCGTGAGCTAATAGAGGTGGCTCCATGGACGGTGACTTTACCTGGCCTGGCGATACTTATTACAGTTCTGGCTAGTAATATTCTCGGTGATGGTCTACGCGATGCGCTGGATCCAAAGGTGGAAGTACAATGA
- the ybhF_1 gene encoding putative ABC transporter ATP-binding protein YbhF: MKALVTAKGLTKNYGRFRAVDNVDFEIKPGRIVGLVGPNGAGKSTTLKAILGLINYRGELEVFGRNPRNERAQLMHDISYISDVASLPEWIRVDQLLDLMESTHPSYDLRKSLNFLARTDISKSQRVKHLSKGMKTQLHLAIVMGINARMLVLDEPTMGLDIIYRTEFYDQLMNEYFDQQRTILITTHQIEEIEHILTDIIIINKGKIVINMPVEEIGNYYVQLKTAKETADQARKLNPVYERDLLDEALMIFENIGRDRLLEFGEVSTPHLADLFVAAVKGRHHA, translated from the coding sequence ATGAAAGCACTGGTCACAGCCAAAGGTCTGACAAAAAACTATGGTCGTTTCCGCGCTGTGGATAATGTTGATTTTGAAATAAAACCCGGGCGTATCGTTGGGCTAGTCGGCCCCAATGGTGCGGGCAAATCTACTACACTGAAGGCAATCCTGGGATTGATCAATTACCGCGGCGAACTTGAGGTATTTGGACGCAATCCCCGTAATGAACGCGCCCAGCTAATGCATGACATCAGTTACATTTCTGATGTAGCCTCCTTACCGGAATGGATTCGTGTTGATCAGTTGCTTGATTTAATGGAATCTACACACCCATCCTATGATCTTCGCAAATCACTGAACTTTCTTGCCCGCACCGACATCAGTAAGTCGCAACGCGTCAAGCACCTTTCCAAGGGGATGAAAACACAATTGCATCTTGCCATCGTTATGGGTATCAATGCCCGCATGCTGGTTCTGGACGAGCCGACAATGGGCCTTGATATCATCTACCGTACTGAATTTTACGATCAGTTGATGAATGAATATTTTGACCAGCAGCGAACCATACTTATCACCACCCACCAGATCGAAGAGATTGAGCACATCCTCACCGACATCATAATCATAAACAAGGGGAAAATCGTTATCAACATGCCTGTTGAGGAGATCGGCAACTACTATGTACAGTTAAAAACAGCAAAAGAAACGGCAGATCAGGCCCGTAAATTAAATCCAGTTTACGAAAGAGACCTGTTGGATGAAGCCCTGATGATTTTCGAGAATATTGGCAGGGACCGCCTACTTGAATTTGGTGAAGTGTCAACACCGCACCTGGCTGACCTGTTCGTTGCCGCGGTCAAAGGCCGTCATCATGCATAG
- the iscR_1 gene encoding HTH-type transcriptional regulator IscR, whose product MRLSSKGQIAISGMMFLAINGKGRAMTAAQIATDQGISVSYIEQLFANLRESKLIEGVRGPGGGYRLALDAEDISVADIVTSVDDRTYTMRETIIPQYGDNVRYLSQMMWSSLSRSIYQFLHSISLKDCIERPNGGDVIGDVHAGILQTALPGAYTDLREAS is encoded by the coding sequence ATGAGATTATCGTCAAAAGGTCAGATAGCTATTTCAGGGATGATGTTTCTTGCTATAAATGGCAAAGGACGAGCAATGACAGCGGCTCAAATCGCAACAGATCAGGGTATTTCTGTCTCATATATCGAACAGCTTTTTGCAAATTTAAGAGAGAGTAAGCTTATTGAGGGTGTGCGCGGACCAGGTGGTGGTTACAGGCTGGCTTTAGACGCTGAAGATATCTCTGTGGCGGACATTGTTACATCCGTTGATGACCGTACTTATACGATGCGCGAAACCATCATCCCGCAATATGGCGACAATGTTCGCTACTTGAGCCAGATGATGTGGAGTTCATTGAGTCGAAGTATCTATCAGTTTCTGCACAGTATCTCACTGAAAGATTGCATTGAGCGGCCGAATGGTGGCGATGTTATTGGTGACGTACATGCAGGCATACTGCAGACAGCGCTGCCAGGGGCCTATACAGATTTAAGAGAAGCCAGCTAA
- the trxA_1 gene encoding thioredoxin-1: MTISPYIFDLKSTEFDELVLANSDKGPVLVNFWSAKAAPCVMLMPRLVKLCSEYQGRFLLGMVNTDEETDLVKRLGISSLPYVRIYKKGEVVETIRGAESEKSLRQILEKHIPQVLSPLHTRAIKQVQTGKTEEALQLMAEAVVETPNDVRIPADMLRLLIREGRFVEAEKLAYSIPQSIQNDPSISLLMTHLEIFNASPEDDESSIEAINILYKKLNEEEVCLNVHLELASRLLKIDDIERSLEQLYKIRQKDRAFRNNLGHRGMLALFSLPGNNGEVYETYRKKIMT, from the coding sequence ATGACAATTTCGCCTTATATTTTCGACCTGAAAAGCACTGAATTCGATGAGCTGGTACTGGCGAATTCAGACAAAGGCCCCGTTCTGGTAAATTTCTGGTCTGCCAAAGCCGCACCCTGCGTGATGCTGATGCCACGTCTGGTTAAGCTATGCAGTGAATACCAGGGACGATTTCTTCTCGGCATGGTAAATACCGATGAAGAAACGGATCTCGTAAAACGGCTGGGTATAAGCAGCCTGCCCTATGTGCGGATCTATAAGAAAGGTGAGGTGGTTGAGACTATTCGTGGGGCCGAGTCTGAAAAGAGTCTGAGACAGATCCTGGAAAAACATATACCACAGGTACTTAGTCCATTACATACCCGGGCAATAAAACAGGTTCAAACAGGCAAAACTGAAGAGGCTTTGCAGCTAATGGCTGAGGCAGTTGTTGAAACTCCGAACGACGTACGTATCCCAGCTGACATGCTGAGACTACTGATACGGGAAGGGCGTTTTGTTGAGGCTGAAAAACTTGCCTATTCCATTCCACAGTCTATCCAGAATGACCCGTCAATTAGCCTGCTGATGACCCATCTGGAAATATTTAATGCCAGCCCCGAAGACGACGAATCATCAATCGAAGCAATAAATATTTTATATAAAAAACTAAACGAAGAAGAAGTGTGTTTGAATGTCCACCTTGAACTGGCTTCCCGCTTGCTCAAGATTGATGATATAGAGCGCTCGCTGGAGCAACTATATAAAATAAGACAAAAAGATCGTGCGTTCAGAAACAATTTAGGTCACCGTGGGATGCTTGCCCTTTTCAGCCTGCCAGGAAATAACGGTGAGGTGTATGAGACTTACCGAAAGAAAATAATGACCTGA